In one window of Camelina sativa cultivar DH55 chromosome 15, Cs, whole genome shotgun sequence DNA:
- the LOC104747645 gene encoding elongation factor 1-delta 2-like, with product MVAFSNLSSDAGLKKLDEHLLTRSYITGYQASKDDITVFTALSKPPTSEYVNVSRWFHHIDALLRISGVSAEGSGVVVEGQSPITEEAVATPPAAESKAAAEEEDDDDVDLFGEETEEEKKAAEERAASVKASTKKKESGKSSVLIDIKPWDDETDMKKLEESVRSIQMEGLFWGASKLVPVGYGIKKLQIMCTIVDDLVSIDTMIEEQLTVEPINEYVQSCDIVAFNKI from the exons ATGGTGGCCTTCTCCAACCTTAGCTCTGACGCTGGATTGAAGAAGCTCGATGAGCATCTTCTCACTCGCAGTTACATCACTGG GTACCAAGCTTCAAAGGATGATATCACTGTCTTTACAGCTCTTTCAAAGCCCCCAACTTCAGAGTATGTCAATGTATCTCGTTGGTTCCACCACATCGATGCCCTCTTGAGGATCTC TGGTGTCTCTGCTGAAGGAAgtggtgttgttgttgagggACAATCACCTATCACAGAAGAGGCCGTTGCTACTCCCCCTGCAGCTGAGTCTAAG GCTGctgctgaggaagaagatgatgatgatgttgaccTTTTCGGGGAGGAGacagaagaggaaaagaaagctGCTGAAGAGAGAGCAGCTTCAGTGAAGGCATCTACAAAGAAGAAGGAAT CTGGAAAGTCATCAGTGTTGATTGATATCAAGCCGTGGGATGATGAGACTGACATGAAGAAGCTAGAGGAATCTGTAAGATCCATTCAGATGGAAGGATTGTTTTGGGGAGCATCAAAGCTTGTCCCAGTTGGTTACGGTATCAAGAAGTTGCAGATCATGTGCACCATTGTTGATGACCTTGTCTCTATTGACACCATGATCGAAGAGCAACTCACTGTTGAACCTATCAATGAATATGTCCAGAGCTGTGACATTGTTGCCTTCAACAAGATAT GA